The Vibrio diazotrophicus DNA window GCCGTCCAGACCTTTACACGAGCGTTGGCAAACTAACCGTTTAAAGGGGCGTTAAGATGAAGTTGTCAACAACTCCGGCGCAAGATGGCTTCTATTTTCCGGCTGAATTTCAGCCGGTCAGTGAAGTGTGGTTAGCATGGCCAGAACGTCGTGATAACTGGCGTGAAGACGCTAAGCCAGCGCAAGAAACCTTTGCCAACATTGCTAATGCTATCTCTCAAGTGGCAAAAGTTCGTGTGGCGGTATGCTCTGGCAGTTATGACCGCGCACGTGAAATGCTCGATTCAGAGGTTCGCTTAGTGGACATTCCATTTAACGATGCTTGGATGCGAGATATAGGTCCGACGGTTGTCATCAATGATAAGGGTGAGCGCCGAGGCATAAGTTGGAAATTCAACGCTTGGGGTGGTGAATACAATGGGCTTTATGATAACTGGCAACAAGACGATTTAGTGGCAGCTTCAGTCTGCGACATTATCGGCATTGACCATTATCAAGCGCCGTTTGTATTGGAAGGTGGATCAATTCATACCGATGGTGAAGGAACACTTTACACCACCGAAGAGTGCTTGCTGAGTCCGGGACGCAATCCTCATCTGAGTAAGTCAGAGATTGAAGCGCTACTGAAACAGTATCTGGCGGTTGAGAAAGTGATTTGGGTACCGAATGGCCTGTTTAACGATGAAACTGACGGACATGTTGATAACCTCATGCACGTCATTGCGCCAGCGAAAGTGGTGCTAAGTTGGACAGATGATCCAAGCGATCCACAATACGATTTGTCTCGCGAAGCAGAA harbors:
- the aguA gene encoding agmatine deiminase: MKLSTTPAQDGFYFPAEFQPVSEVWLAWPERRDNWREDAKPAQETFANIANAISQVAKVRVAVCSGSYDRAREMLDSEVRLVDIPFNDAWMRDIGPTVVINDKGERRGISWKFNAWGGEYNGLYDNWQQDDLVAASVCDIIGIDHYQAPFVLEGGSIHTDGEGTLYTTEECLLSPGRNPHLSKSEIEALLKQYLAVEKVIWVPNGLFNDETDGHVDNLMHVIAPAKVVLSWTDDPSDPQYDLSREAEAVLKSETDAKGRAIEIVKLPLPGPLHYSENEVSGIDVSSGMNRSAGERLSASYANFLIVNNHVFLPLLDKNTDAQAVEILSAAMPNHQIIGIPSREVLLGGGNIHCITQQIPA